A part of Sulfurimonas sp. HSL-1716 genomic DNA contains:
- the coaBC gene encoding bifunctional phosphopantothenoylcysteine decarboxylase/phosphopantothenate--cysteine ligase CoaBC, producing MVIPSDLLKDKKILLGVTGSIAIYKSLELIRLLTKAGADVRVVMSEAAKKFVTPLTFEALCTNKVLDEQSESWSSDHNHIKTTEWADIFVIAPCSANTIAKLANAVADNMLLQCALAYPYKKIIAPSANTNMLANPITQGNLKMLAIANYEVVATQTKELACKTVGDGAMAEPSEIFWYIAREILKEDFWVDRRVIVTGGGTVEKIDDVRYISNFSSGKMASALAAALFCKGADVNLIATKFDADLPKAVHTIDVSSSEEMQEFVTDSIRIAKKGKLSKPSLASDKPIELIQKEPYLFMAAAVSDYIPAYAQNGKLKKEALGSSWSLELKQNTDILKNVDKEGIKVVGFKAETDAAHAKENAASLITDKGADAVCLNLLSDDKSFGTDDNEIEFITKEGSLTLARTDKLSLSFKILENAKQL from the coding sequence ATGGTTATACCCTCCGATCTGTTAAAAGACAAGAAAATACTTTTGGGAGTGACGGGTTCTATCGCGATCTACAAATCGCTTGAACTCATCCGTCTGCTTACAAAAGCAGGCGCCGATGTAAGAGTCGTCATGAGCGAAGCTGCCAAAAAATTCGTGACTCCGCTTACATTCGAAGCGCTTTGTACGAACAAAGTGCTCGACGAACAAAGCGAATCATGGTCAAGCGATCATAACCATATTAAAACAACAGAGTGGGCCGATATCTTCGTCATAGCGCCCTGCAGCGCGAACACAATTGCAAAACTGGCTAACGCCGTTGCCGACAACATGCTGCTTCAATGCGCGCTGGCATACCCCTACAAAAAAATAATAGCACCTTCTGCAAACACAAATATGCTTGCAAACCCCATAACACAGGGCAATCTAAAGATGCTCGCCATCGCTAACTATGAAGTGGTGGCAACTCAGACGAAAGAGCTTGCCTGCAAGACCGTCGGGGACGGCGCCATGGCCGAACCTTCCGAGATATTCTGGTATATTGCAAGAGAGATTTTAAAAGAGGATTTTTGGGTAGACAGACGCGTCATAGTGACAGGCGGAGGAACGGTCGAAAAGATAGACGACGTGCGTTATATCTCCAACTTTTCAAGCGGCAAGATGGCAAGCGCGCTTGCAGCTGCGCTCTTTTGCAAAGGTGCGGACGTCAACCTCATAGCCACGAAGTTTGACGCCGATCTGCCAAAAGCCGTACATACCATAGACGTAAGTTCAAGTGAAGAGATGCAGGAGTTCGTAACCGATTCGATACGCATCGCAAAAAAAGGTAAACTCTCAAAACCTTCGCTTGCTTCGGACAAACCGATCGAACTTATACAAAAAGAGCCCTATCTCTTTATGGCTGCCGCCGTCAGCGATTATATCCCGGCATATGCACAAAACGGCAAACTCAAAAAAGAGGCTCTTGGCTCGTCTTGGAGTCTTGAACTAAAACAAAACACCGATATCTTGAAAAACGTAGATAAAGAGGGAATAAAAGTCGTCGGTTTCAAAGCCGAGACAGACGCCGCTCATGCAAAAGAAAATGCGGCTTCGCTTATAACAGACAAAGGAGCAGATGCCGTTTGCCTCAACCTCTTGTCAGACGATAAAAGCTTCGGCACCGATGACAACGAGATAGAGTTCATCACAAAAGAAGGTTCCCTTACGCTTGCACGTACGGACAAACTATCCCTTTCATTTAAAATTCTGGAAAACGCAAAACAGCTATGA
- a CDS encoding phospholipase D-like domain-containing protein: MANIIIYHSLIIAGELLVVLVLAHMLYKRRTPTSMIAWLLFMILMPYVAVVLYMIFGSRKRENRYKKEHITLKKHTHRFDKENPINEVLRSYDIADAVENEHFELFTDPLEAYKEFMNCIADAKSSIYICTYIFRYDDVTKDIIKALINKAKEGVEIKILLDSLGSIDLYLFSGRLRRLKKAGVQIQFFMPIFEMPFRNYINLRNHRKIYIFDNKKVLSGGMNVSNEYFGSAPDASRREDILFLVEGSSAEQYFEIFASDWFYASQEKLSFSADTIQNGGDAYVQVVPSGPDMKKDALYEALLCAIYSAKKRIWIVTPYFVPDVSLVEALVIAKHKGIDVRLITPKESNYFIADLTRSSYMRELEESGIEVALYNGAMLHAKAIIFDETSVMLGSVNIDNRSLFLNYEVATFVYSAKVIKEIEVWMQKLLDRSSNGVKQPSAPRRIIENLMRIIAPQL, translated from the coding sequence TTGGCAAACATAATCATCTATCACAGTCTCATCATAGCCGGCGAACTTCTCGTAGTCCTGGTTCTTGCACACATGTTATATAAGAGACGCACGCCGACGAGCATGATCGCCTGGCTCTTGTTTATGATCCTTATGCCCTATGTCGCGGTCGTTTTATATATGATCTTTGGCTCAAGAAAACGAGAGAACAGGTACAAAAAAGAGCACATCACGCTAAAAAAACATACTCACCGTTTTGACAAAGAGAACCCCATAAACGAAGTCCTGCGAAGTTACGACATAGCAGATGCGGTCGAAAACGAGCATTTTGAGCTCTTTACCGATCCTTTAGAAGCGTATAAAGAGTTCATGAACTGCATAGCGGATGCAAAAAGTTCCATTTACATCTGCACCTATATCTTTAGATATGACGACGTCACCAAAGATATCATAAAGGCCCTTATCAATAAAGCAAAAGAGGGAGTCGAAATAAAGATACTCCTTGATTCTTTGGGTTCCATAGATCTGTATCTCTTTAGCGGCAGACTCAGACGGCTCAAAAAAGCGGGCGTACAGATACAGTTTTTTATGCCTATCTTCGAGATGCCTTTTAGAAACTACATAAATCTTAGAAACCACAGAAAAATATATATTTTCGATAACAAAAAAGTCTTAAGCGGAGGGATGAACGTCTCAAACGAATATTTCGGATCGGCCCCTGACGCTTCCAGACGCGAAGACATACTTTTTTTGGTAGAGGGTTCCTCAGCCGAGCAGTATTTCGAGATCTTTGCATCAGACTGGTTCTACGCTTCGCAAGAAAAACTCAGCTTTTCGGCAGACACTATTCAAAACGGCGGAGATGCGTACGTACAGGTCGTCCCTTCGGGACCTGACATGAAAAAAGATGCTCTTTACGAAGCCCTGCTCTGCGCTATTTACAGTGCCAAAAAACGGATATGGATCGTTACTCCCTATTTTGTGCCGGATGTCTCTTTGGTCGAAGCGCTCGTCATCGCAAAACACAAAGGCATAGACGTCAGACTCATAACGCCAAAAGAGTCAAACTATTTCATAGCCGATCTGACGAGAAGTTCATATATGAGAGAGCTTGAAGAATCCGGCATAGAGGTCGCACTTTATAACGGCGCGATGCTTCATGCAAAGGCCATTATATTTGACGAGACAAGCGTAATGCTGGGAAGCGTGAACATAGACAACAGAAGCCTGTTCTTAAACTACGAGGTTGCCACGTTCGTCTACTCCGCCAAAGTCATAAAAGAGATCGAAGTATGGATGCAGAAGCTTTTGGACAGATCTTCAAACGGCGTAAAACAGCCTTCTGCACCCAGAAGGATCATAGAAAACCTGATGAGGATCATAGCACCGCAATTGTAA
- a CDS encoding ADP-ribosylglycohydrolase family protein, which yields MRDVLRIKNALWGLFISDAVCMPAHWYYNLDYLKKDFGKITGYNDAPHPHLESFMVGNPYFPDVKNAKELGRSYDILHEHIRFYDTSYSHLQTDVMAHSGEHGNLMPRFDERYHYHHGLKAGENTLGANLIRVLMRSVIKNGGYDEKSFLDDFVQYMTSGTNRDPYLEIYLRDWFENYSKGIPPELCAGSQKDKWSIAAHGGIIRPLVLSLLSKNSYEGLGVAITHQELTHRSQNISSALGVLIPFLTKLLHGEEPMKQLNEYAKQIPLIKIHGDELTRMYHDHKGPSNIPKELMWKIHTEFSDEYLDEILPSATDESMITKRFATACYPEHGVPLIFYFLYKNGFDFKSSLFDNANAGGDNVHRGIILGLLSGASAKEIPESLKESLIEYRTLKDEINAFAEYCK from the coding sequence ATGAGAGATGTTTTACGAATCAAAAACGCACTTTGGGGTCTGTTTATCTCAGACGCCGTCTGTATGCCGGCACACTGGTACTATAATCTGGATTATCTTAAAAAAGATTTCGGGAAGATCACGGGTTATAACGATGCACCTCATCCCCATCTTGAGTCTTTTATGGTCGGTAATCCCTACTTTCCCGATGTGAAAAATGCCAAAGAACTCGGTCGTTCGTACGATATCCTGCATGAACACATCCGCTTTTACGACACCTCGTACAGCCATCTGCAAACAGACGTGATGGCACATTCGGGAGAACACGGCAATCTTATGCCCCGTTTTGATGAAAGATACCACTACCACCATGGACTCAAAGCGGGAGAGAACACTCTGGGAGCGAACCTCATCAGAGTCCTTATGCGCTCCGTCATCAAAAACGGCGGTTATGACGAAAAAAGTTTTTTGGATGATTTTGTACAGTATATGACCTCGGGAACGAACCGCGATCCCTATCTGGAGATCTACCTGCGCGACTGGTTTGAAAACTACTCCAAAGGGATACCTCCGGAGCTGTGTGCAGGAAGTCAAAAGGACAAATGGTCGATCGCCGCGCATGGAGGCATTATCCGTCCGCTTGTGCTTTCTCTGCTCTCAAAGAACTCGTACGAGGGCTTGGGTGTCGCCATAACACATCAAGAACTGACTCACAGGTCTCAAAACATCTCTTCTGCTCTTGGCGTGCTTATACCGTTTTTGACAAAGCTTCTGCACGGTGAAGAACCGATGAAACAGTTGAATGAATATGCAAAACAGATCCCTCTCATCAAGATACACGGAGATGAATTGACAAGGATGTATCATGACCATAAAGGCCCCAGCAACATCCCAAAAGAGCTGATGTGGAAGATACATACCGAATTTTCGGACGAATACCTCGACGAGATCCTCCCCTCCGCCACCGATGAGAGCATGATAACAAAACGTTTTGCCACGGCATGTTATCCCGAACACGGAGTACCTCTGATATTTTATTTCTTATATAAAAACGGTTTTGATTTTAAATCTTCTCTTTTTGACAACGCGAACGCAGGCGGTGACAACGTACACAGAGGAATAATACTCGGTCTTCTCTCAGGCGCTTCTGCAAAAGAGATACCAGAGTCGTTAAAGGAAAGCCTTATAGAGTACAGGACATTAAAAGATGAGATAAACGCTTTTGCAGAATATTGCAAATAA
- a CDS encoding ATP-binding protein, with protein MEYTLEVSQLYHACESELFSFDSTEELEPLTQPIGQKKAFEAVDFAIDIQQSGYNVFAMGPAGSGKFSTILSFLQEKAASRKVPSDWCYVNNFQDPRKPLAIELSPGKAAEFKEDVDELVELLKEILPTVFESNSYHNEREAIVEKYLNQQSAIFKELQEEALKHDVAMDASSMTRVTFVPIIDGKKLSAEEFKAIKGEQKEEINRKLTEYEAILKEGLRKVSELAKAQQKEFKSLDKKTTENAVTSLIDDLREKYGGFEKIIAYLDALKQDVIRNVRDFVVKLDDMNMPPFMQEFYAPTFSKYEVNLLISHEADSSAPVIFEDNPTHQNIIGKMEYSSQVGTLITDFTMIKPGALHKANGGYLILNARKLLMQPFAYEELKRVLRSKEIRIESLVQQYSLISTTSLEPEPIPIDVKVVLIGERVLYYLLHHYDPDFEELFKVSADFEDDMPRSKENIGLYARMIGTIAKRDGLLPLTPNAVARVIEESSREVSHALKFSTHLRTLSDLLKEADYWSKKEGSGVIDKQSIDKVLLTRKERLNRIQRKLYEMIEEGTIMINVGGSTVGQINALSFISLGGYDFGVATRITARTRIGKGEIIDIERKVELSGPIHSKGVMILSSYLGSTYAKDMPLSLSVSLVFEQSYGMVEGDSASSTELYAILSSLSELPIKQNIAVTGSVNQFGEVQAIGGVNEKIEGFFDICMRHDPKASYGVIIPHANVKHLMLKEEVLEAVKNGTFTVYAVKNIDEGISILTGEDAKIVNAKVVDRLRELSKIAREFNKSKHEDEAKE; from the coding sequence ATGGAATATACTTTAGAGGTATCGCAGCTTTACCATGCATGCGAGAGCGAGCTTTTTTCATTTGACAGCACCGAAGAACTTGAGCCTTTGACGCAGCCTATCGGGCAAAAAAAAGCTTTTGAAGCGGTGGATTTTGCTATCGACATCCAGCAGAGCGGTTACAACGTTTTTGCCATGGGGCCGGCGGGAAGCGGGAAGTTTTCTACTATCTTGAGCTTTTTGCAGGAAAAAGCGGCAAGCCGAAAAGTTCCAAGCGACTGGTGTTACGTAAACAATTTTCAAGATCCGAGAAAACCGCTCGCCATAGAACTTTCGCCGGGAAAAGCCGCAGAGTTTAAAGAGGATGTCGATGAACTCGTCGAACTTTTAAAAGAGATACTTCCGACAGTCTTTGAAAGCAACAGCTATCATAACGAGCGTGAGGCGATCGTAGAAAAATACCTCAATCAGCAAAGCGCTATCTTTAAAGAACTCCAAGAAGAAGCCCTCAAACATGACGTCGCGATGGACGCATCCTCCATGACGCGCGTGACCTTTGTCCCTATCATCGACGGTAAAAAGCTCTCAGCAGAAGAGTTCAAAGCCATCAAAGGCGAACAAAAAGAGGAGATAAACCGTAAACTGACAGAATATGAGGCGATCTTAAAAGAGGGATTGCGCAAGGTCAGCGAACTTGCCAAAGCACAGCAAAAAGAGTTTAAATCGCTTGATAAAAAAACGACCGAGAACGCGGTGACATCGCTTATCGACGATCTTCGCGAAAAATACGGCGGCTTTGAGAAGATCATCGCTTATCTTGATGCCCTGAAGCAAGACGTCATCCGCAACGTAAGGGATTTTGTAGTCAAATTGGACGATATGAACATGCCTCCTTTCATGCAGGAATTCTACGCGCCGACATTCTCAAAATACGAGGTGAACCTTCTTATCTCTCACGAAGCGGACAGCTCCGCACCCGTCATCTTTGAAGACAATCCCACGCATCAAAACATCATAGGAAAGATGGAATACTCATCACAGGTCGGAACGCTCATTACGGATTTTACGATGATCAAACCGGGTGCGCTGCACAAAGCAAACGGAGGGTATCTCATCTTAAACGCGAGAAAACTGCTTATGCAGCCTTTTGCGTATGAAGAGTTAAAACGCGTCCTGCGCTCAAAAGAGATACGCATAGAGTCTCTTGTCCAGCAGTATTCGCTTATCAGTACGACCTCGCTTGAGCCCGAGCCGATCCCCATAGACGTCAAGGTCGTTCTTATCGGAGAACGGGTGCTTTACTATCTTTTGCACCACTACGATCCCGATTTTGAGGAGCTCTTTAAGGTCAGTGCGGATTTTGAAGACGATATGCCGCGCTCCAAAGAAAACATCGGGCTTTATGCAAGGATGATAGGCACCATAGCAAAGCGCGACGGACTGCTTCCTCTGACTCCAAATGCCGTTGCCAGAGTTATAGAAGAGAGTTCCCGCGAGGTCTCGCATGCCCTGAAGTTTTCCACGCATCTCAGAACGCTTTCGGACCTGCTCAAAGAAGCGGATTACTGGTCGAAAAAAGAGGGAAGCGGAGTAATCGACAAACAGAGTATCGACAAAGTTCTTTTGACCCGCAAAGAGCGTCTCAACCGCATCCAAAGAAAGCTTTACGAGATGATAGAAGAGGGGACTATCATGATAAACGTCGGCGGAAGTACGGTGGGGCAGATAAACGCTCTTAGCTTCATCTCTTTGGGCGGGTATGATTTCGGTGTGGCCACAAGGATCACCGCAAGGACCAGGATCGGCAAAGGTGAGATAATCGACATCGAGCGAAAGGTCGAGCTCAGCGGGCCTATCCACTCAAAAGGGGTAATGATCCTCAGTTCCTATCTGGGCTCTACATACGCCAAAGATATGCCGCTTAGCCTCTCCGTCTCGCTCGTGTTCGAACAGTCTTACGGTATGGTCGAGGGCGACAGCGCTTCGTCCACGGAGCTTTACGCCATCCTCTCCTCATTGAGCGAGCTGCCCATAAAGCAAAATATCGCCGTGACGGGCTCTGTAAACCAGTTTGGGGAAGTACAGGCCATCGGCGGGGTAAACGAGAAGATAGAAGGGTTCTTCGACATCTGTATGCGTCATGACCCTAAAGCCTCTTACGGGGTCATCATCCCCCATGCGAACGTAAAACATCTGATGCTCAAAGAGGAGGTGCTCGAAGCGGTGAAAAACGGCACTTTTACCGTGTACGCGGTCAAGAACATAGACGAGGGGATATCCATACTGACGGGTGAAGATGCAAAAATCGTCAATGCAAAGGTCGTTGACCGTCTGAGGGAACTCTCCAAAATAGCAAGAGAG
- a CDS encoding HD domain-containing phosphohydrolase, protein MKYSLNIREVTYALSGALDFVGIDDTLHGKRVAYMAAELAKELSWDKTLIDDIIFTGMLHDCGVSSTDVHTHLVTELDWDNSQVHSIRGEGLLKTTKTYGRFSTYVRYHHTHWQDLPDTLSQREKEVSNLIYLVDRIDALNAQMKNSGIRSIRSMQETVNKYSGIMFSPKLVEGFMTISARDSFWFYLENEALEEYFLEWIEKGFDKDLSFEEIKEISLMFAAVVDAKSTFTSEHSISVSSLSRYLADLFELPKESCEKIELAALLHDLGKLRVDDAILDKPSKLNTDERLIMNRHGFDSFIILRHIKGFKEIAHLASLHHETLDAKGYPYNLSASDIPIEARIITVADIFQALIQDRPYRAGLDMNEAYDILYRMCEDGKLDFAVVEMLKEHLQSCYEKARIKYEILQS, encoded by the coding sequence GTGAAATATTCATTAAATATAAGAGAGGTGACTTACGCCCTCTCGGGAGCGTTGGACTTTGTCGGCATAGACGACACTCTGCACGGCAAAAGAGTGGCATATATGGCAGCTGAACTCGCTAAAGAGCTTTCTTGGGACAAAACACTCATCGACGACATCATCTTTACAGGGATGCTGCATGACTGCGGTGTTTCTTCAACGGATGTTCACACCCATCTCGTCACGGAACTCGACTGGGACAACTCTCAAGTCCACTCCATACGCGGGGAAGGCCTCTTAAAGACGACAAAAACTTACGGCAGATTTTCCACTTACGTAAGATACCACCATACCCATTGGCAAGACCTGCCCGATACGCTCAGCCAACGTGAAAAAGAGGTATCCAACCTTATCTATCTTGTAGACAGGATAGATGCTCTCAACGCTCAGATGAAGAACAGCGGCATAAGATCTATACGCTCTATGCAAGAAACCGTCAACAAATACTCAGGCATTATGTTCTCACCGAAATTAGTAGAAGGTTTTATGACAATATCCGCTCGTGATTCATTCTGGTTTTATCTTGAGAACGAAGCATTGGAAGAGTACTTCTTGGAGTGGATAGAAAAAGGTTTTGACAAAGATCTCTCGTTTGAAGAGATCAAAGAGATATCTCTTATGTTTGCCGCCGTCGTAGATGCGAAAAGCACGTTTACCTCTGAACACTCCATCAGCGTAAGCAGCCTCTCGCGTTATTTAGCCGATCTGTTCGAACTTCCTAAAGAGAGCTGCGAGAAGATAGAGTTGGCTGCCCTGCTGCACGATCTTGGAAAACTAAGAGTCGATGACGCCATATTGGACAAACCTTCAAAACTAAATACCGATGAAAGATTGATAATGAACCGCCACGGATTTGATTCGTTTATCATACTCAGACATATCAAAGGTTTTAAAGAGATAGCCCATTTGGCGTCTCTTCATCATGAAACTCTGGATGCCAAAGGATACCCGTACAATCTCAGTGCATCGGATATTCCCATAGAAGCAAGGATCATAACGGTAGCAGACATATTTCAAGCTCTCATACAAGACAGACCCTACAGAGCAGGACTTGATATGAATGAGGCTTACGATATCCTCTACCGGATGTGCGAAGACGGAAAACTTGATTTTGCCGTTGTAGAGATGTTAAAAGAGCACTTGCAGAGCTGTTATGAAAAAGCCCGCATAAAATATGAGATATTACAGAGTTAA
- a CDS encoding endonuclease/exonuclease/phosphatase family protein, protein MFLPGNYIKSLNHQDRYCNENFTVLCWNVAKLSLSGAYKEFLDSLIEDKKIDILLLQEVKKRVTNELDIYDYSYILSPNIQTKSHVFGVLSAFKISCDNVLSLLTKKKEMLYTTHKVTLITEHKISNEKKLIIVNLHAINFVKNSDFYNELQNIRSAVISHKGAMIVAGDFNTWNTKRVESLREFTSDLSLKQVTFSDNTNLKKVFSHSLDHIFYRGLELVDSHVINSKNISDHNPIVAEFKFLDF, encoded by the coding sequence ATGTTTTTACCAGGCAACTATATAAAATCTTTGAACCATCAAGACAGATACTGTAACGAGAATTTTACCGTTTTATGCTGGAATGTAGCAAAACTCTCTCTTTCGGGCGCTTACAAAGAGTTCTTAGACTCTCTTATCGAAGACAAAAAGATAGACATCCTGCTTTTACAGGAGGTTAAAAAACGGGTAACGAATGAACTGGATATATACGACTACTCCTATATCCTCTCTCCAAATATCCAAACGAAAAGCCATGTTTTCGGTGTTTTGAGTGCATTTAAGATCTCTTGCGACAACGTTCTTTCCCTGCTTACAAAGAAAAAGGAGATGCTCTACACCACGCACAAGGTCACACTCATAACCGAACACAAGATATCAAACGAAAAAAAGCTGATAATAGTAAATCTGCATGCGATAAATTTTGTAAAGAACAGCGACTTTTACAATGAACTCCAAAACATCAGATCAGCTGTCATATCACATAAAGGGGCTATGATCGTCGCAGGAGATTTTAATACATGGAACACCAAACGAGTGGAATCCCTGCGAGAGTTCACAAGCGATCTCTCCCTTAAGCAGGTCACATTTTCCGATAATACGAATCTGAAAAAAGTCTTTTCACACAGTCTGGATCATATATTTTACAGAGGTCTTGAGCTTGTCGATTCGCATGTCATAAACAGCAAAAATATCTCCGACCATAACCCTATCGTAGCAGAGTTCAAGTTTTTAGACTTCTAG
- a CDS encoding cation:proton antiporter has protein sequence MEAHDFFLILFLILIVARILGELFARLGIPSVLGELFAGVLLGSSVLGVIEPNEILKILAEIGIILLLFEVGIETDFARLKNAGMKSLVVAILGVVLPLGTGLLTSYYLFGLAFDISLFIGGTLTATSIGITLRVLRDIHMENTNIAQIVIGAAVIDDIIGIILLVFIYDFSVSHEANFRHTLSVAGMVLMFLVLAPVLAKTLSYLIHKYHGRHLVPGYIPTIIISLILLFAYFSHLVGAPAILGSFAAGVALSRRFFLPFGAFLNTNEILLGEVRKNMTPIIQIFTPIFFVMVGLSMDLRVIDFSSASFWVMSVSFISLAFITKFIGAFFIIQSCARNNALIGISMIPRGEVGLIFAEMGRVNGILPNEIYAMLIFVIIATTVIPPFLLKKYFKGECA, from the coding sequence ATGGAAGCACATGACTTTTTTCTGATACTCTTTTTGATTCTCATCGTCGCCCGTATATTGGGCGAGCTTTTTGCGCGGCTGGGTATCCCTTCCGTTTTGGGCGAGCTTTTTGCAGGGGTACTTCTCGGTTCCTCTGTTTTAGGCGTGATCGAGCCAAACGAAATACTCAAGATATTGGCTGAGATCGGGATCATCCTGCTTCTGTTTGAAGTGGGGATAGAGACCGATTTTGCGCGTTTGAAGAACGCCGGAATGAAATCTTTGGTAGTCGCGATATTAGGTGTGGTACTGCCGCTTGGCACAGGGCTTTTGACCTCTTACTATCTTTTCGGACTGGCTTTTGACATCTCCTTGTTCATTGGCGGTACGCTTACGGCGACGAGTATAGGCATCACGCTTCGGGTATTGCGGGATATCCATATGGAAAATACCAATATAGCCCAGATCGTCATCGGCGCGGCGGTGATAGACGATATCATCGGCATCATCCTTTTGGTTTTCATATATGACTTTTCCGTCTCGCATGAAGCGAACTTCAGACATACCCTCTCCGTGGCGGGAATGGTTTTGATGTTTTTGGTGCTCGCACCCGTTTTGGCAAAGACTCTTTCCTACCTCATACACAAATATCATGGACGCCATCTCGTGCCCGGATATATCCCGACCATCATTATCTCTCTTATTTTGCTTTTTGCGTATTTTTCGCATCTGGTAGGTGCTCCCGCCATCCTCGGTTCGTTTGCGGCAGGAGTAGCCCTTTCACGCAGGTTCTTTCTGCCTTTTGGAGCTTTTTTGAACACAAACGAGATACTGCTTGGCGAGGTCAGAAAGAACATGACCCCCATCATCCAGATATTTACCCCCATCTTTTTTGTCATGGTCGGTCTCTCCATGGATCTGCGGGTCATAGATTTTTCGTCGGCTTCTTTTTGGGTGATGTCCGTTTCATTTATCTCTCTTGCTTTTATTACCAAGTTCATAGGTGCGTTTTTCATCATTCAAAGCTGTGCAAGGAACAACGCCCTCATCGGTATCTCGATGATACCAAGAGGCGAAGTAGGGCTTATCTTTGCAGAGATGGGAAGGGTAAACGGCATCCTTCCAAACGAAATATACGCAATGCTGATCTTTGTCATCATAGCTACGACGGTCATTCCTCCGTTTCTGCTTAAGAAATATTTTAAAGGAGAGTGTGCTTAA